Within the Phycisphaerae bacterium genome, the region GTCCGCGGAGGCGGCGTCCCGTGTTGTCTGCGGGGGCGGCCGTTCGTATAATGGCCGTAGACGCGAAGGGAGCAGCGAACGATGCCGGCACGAGACTACTACGACATCCTCGGAATCTCGCGAAAGGCGAGCCAGGAGGAGATCAAAAAGGCCTACCGACAACTCGCCCGGAAATACCACCCGGACGTCAGCAAGGAAGCGGACGCAGCCGCCAAATTCAAAGAGGTCCAGGAAGCCTACGACGTGCTGTCCGACCCGCAGAAACGGACGGCCTACGACCAGTTCGGCCACGCCGGCGTGGGTATGGGCGCCGGCGCCGCCTCCGATCGCTCCGAACGGTGGAGCTACGGGCCGGGCGGCGCGAAGGTCTACACCTGGACCAACGAAGGCCGGCCGGGCGAACCGGATTTCGACATGAACGATCTATTCGGCGACCTGTTCAGCGGCGCCGCGAGGACCGACCGGTGGACCCGCGGACGGGGCCGGGCTCGTCCACGTCCCGAAACGGCCCGAGGAACCGACGTTGAGCACCAGGTAACGTTGGCCTTCGAACAGGCCGTCTGGGGCACCAAGATGCGGCTCTCGCTCCAGCAGCCCAACGAACAGGGTCAGGTGCACTCCGAGACGATCGAGGTCAAGATCCCGCCGGGCGTCACCAACGGCAGCAAGGTCCGCGTCAAGGGCAAGGGTAATCCCGGTTTCGCCGGCGGCGCTCCGGGCGACCTGTACATCACCGTCAACGTCACCCCGCATCCCTACTTCCGCCGCGAAGGGAACGACATCTACGTGGACGTACCGGTGA harbors:
- a CDS encoding DnaJ domain-containing protein, translated to MPARDYYDILGISRKASQEEIKKAYRQLARKYHPDVSKEADAAAKFKEVQEAYDVLSDPQKRTAYDQFGHAGVGMGAGAASDRSERWSYGPGGAKVYTWTNEGRPGEPDFDMNDLFGDLFSGAARTDRWTRGRGRARPRPETARGTDVEHQVTLAFEQAVWGTKMRLSLQQPNEQGQVHSETIEVKIPPGVTNGSKVRVKGKGNPGFAGGAPGDLYITVNVTPHPYFRREGNDIYVDVPVTVAEAIRGARVTIPTIDGPTVLTIPPGASGGQKLRLRGKGAPNPKKPEQERGDQYVVLKVVVPKEPPEGLDEALDKLQEATGDPREGLGWRL